The Myotis daubentonii chromosome 19, mMyoDau2.1, whole genome shotgun sequence genome window below encodes:
- the NIPSNAP1 gene encoding protein NipSnap homolog 1, which yields MAPRLSSISAAARLLGGPGPRRAEVTAAAAARFYSKDNEGSWFRSLFVHKVDPRKDAHSTLLSKKETSNLYKIQFHNVKPECLDAYNSLTEAVLPKLHLDEDYPCSLVGNWNTWYGEQDQAVHLWRFSGGYPALMDCMNKLKNNKEYLEFRKERSQMLLSRRNQMLLEFSFWNEPQPRAGPNIYELRTYKLKPGTMIEWGNNWARAIKYRQENQEAVGGFFSQIGELYVVHHLWAYKDLQSREETRNAAWRKRGWDENVYYTVPLVRHMESRIMIPLKISPLQ from the exons ATGGCTCCGCGGCTGAGCAGCATCTCTGCAGCGGCGCGGCTGCTGGGGGGCCCCGGGCCCCGCCGCGCGGAGGTTACGGCTGCGGCTGCGGCGCG CTTCTATTCCAAGGACAATGAAGGCAGCTGGTTCCGCTCACTCTTCGTGCATAAGGTGGATCCCCGGAAGGACGCCCACTCCACCCTCCTGTCCAAGAAGGAGACCAGTAACCTCTACAAAATCCAGT TTCACAATGTGAAGCCTGAGTGCCTGGATGCCTACAACAGCCTGAC GGAGGCCGTGCTGCCCAAGCTGCACTTGGATGAGGACTACCCCTGCTCGCTCGTGGGCAACTGGAACACGTGGTATGGGGAGCAGGACCAGGCAG TGCACCTGTGGCGCTTCTCCGGCGGCTACCCCGCCCTCATGGACTGCATGAACAAGCTCAAAAACAACAAG GAGTACCTGGAGTTCCGGAAGGAGCGGAGCCAGATGCTGCTGTCCAGGAGGAACCAGATGCTTCTGGAGTTCAGCTTCTGGAACGAGCCGCAGCCCCGAGCAGGTCCCAACATCTATGAGCTGAGGACGTACAAGCTCAAG CCAGGAACCATGATCGAGTGGGGCAACAACTG GGCTCGGGCCATCAAGTACCGACAAGAGAACCAGGAGGCGGTGGGCGGCTTCTTCTCACAGATAGGAGAGCTCTACGTGGTGCACCATCTCTGGG CCTACAAAGACCTGCAGTCTCGGGAAGAGACTAGAAATGCTGCTTGGAGGAAGAGGGGTTGGGACGAAAATGTCTACTACACAG TGCCCCTGGTGCGACACATGGAGTCTCGGATCATGATCCCTTTGAAGATCTCGCCTCTCCAGTGA